The Xyrauchen texanus isolate HMW12.3.18 chromosome 19, RBS_HiC_50CHRs, whole genome shotgun sequence genome segment TAAAAAAAGAGCAAGCAAAGTATACTGTAACCAGCTGTGTTTCTATTAGAATGAACTCAAAGcatgtgcataaaaaaaaaaagagcctgCCCCCTCGCGTTCTGCGTAAACCGATTAGAGCTCACAATTTATTTCAAATCAAGGCATGACATCTCCATCTAGAACAGCATGTGTCCTGCTGGTCAGGCCACTCATTGATGTGCAAGGCATGTGCAGCCTAGCCATTCTAAGCCACACCAGGAAATGGCTACACAGAGCCCCATTGTACAAGGCAAAGGAAAACACTCAATTTGAGACAGGATGAAAAACATTCTCACATCACAAGCACTGTAGGCAGTGCACTCTTTTTCTCCCCCCATAGGTTGCAAACATTTTAACAAGATAATGAATTGgaaaaaaattgaaattaaataaaatatatatatatatatatatatagttgcaatcaaaattattcaaccccccTGACCAGCAATACGTTCTTgtgatgtgaattaaaacacatCAAGTAAAGTAAGTTTTAaacatttgagtgattttgagaaAAAGAGTTCAGTTTatccacatttttaaataaaaaataactaattctCTCCACAAATGTCTTGTCAAAAGTATTCAACCTAATTAAATTATTTGTGAAGCATCCTTTACCCTTAATagcatcaaataaatgtttcaggtaaGTGTTCTCAGGCTCCGGACACATTTATATTGGAATCATTAAACATTTTTCATGAACCAAAGCTTCCAGCTCATTtacattctttggtttctgtgATGATGGACTGAAAGGGCCATTCAAGGACGTTCCACAACTTGGATGTGTCCTTGGTGTTATTGCTGGAAGGTCCAGTGATCACAGGGCTTCAATTTACACACTGAAGCTATTATAAAAAGCTTACATTTTTTGCCAAAATGGCCTGATACCTGAAATAATCCATGGCATCAGTCACATATTCAGGCTAGCCATTTTCTGCATCTGCAAATCACCCCCATTAACAGGACTGACCCACCTCCTTGCTTGTTGGGATGGTGTCATTCTTGTCATCACCTTGCCTTTCTCACTCCAGACGTACTACTTACCCATGGGTCTAAAActaattttcagtttagtgtcataCGTCCATAAAACCTTTTCCAGGACTCCAAAGGTCTTTCCATATTCCTTCTTGAATATTCAAGGCAAAATTTCCCAATGAAGTTTTACTCTCTTCCACATACAGAAGGTCGATGTTGTaccatattttataaatgtatgaatgttgCTGCCAACTTTGTCTAGTTGACGAACTTGAAGTCCCTTGGAAATGTTATTTTACTGTTATGGTCTTTCCTTGTGTAATGAAATAATATCCTCTATTAGCATTTGTGACagcttatttttaattgaattttagcatagaaatacatttttgcttatgacaccaaacatacattttaaaacttaaataagtgCCATTGTAGAGTGatggcttaattttgttttaaaacaattattgtgtagcctaaaatatttaagaaacagCTACATGCAATAGGGGTTGAATAAGTAtgatggatgtattttaaaacaaTCCTGCTATTTAGAAATATTAGGTTATATATTTACACTATGACTTTGAATATGCTACTCAAATGATATAGATGTAATCTTTAAAAATTCTGGGTCATCAGAAAAGCTTACATTTGTAAATCCTTCCTGTCTTGTGGGGGTTGAACaattttgattgcaactgtatatatatatatatctgtatttacagaccactgcaaaattgtcagtttctctggattgactacagctgtatatatataggtatgtgttttgagtaaaatgaaaattttcattttattctataaagtactgacagcATTTCTCCAAATTCcaagtaaaaatattgtcatttagagcatttatttgaagaaaatgacaactggtcaaaataactaaaaatacgCAGTGtattcagaccttgaataatgtaaagaaaacaagttcatataaatttttaacaacacaatactaatgttttaacttagaaaGAGAtcagaaatcagtatttggtggaataaccctgatttttagtcacagctttcatgcatcttggcatgctctctacctgTCTTACACATTGTTTGATTCATATATCCTTCATCAAGTcaaatctgcctgattccagccatGCTGAACCATccccagatcatcacagatcctccaACTAGTCATccaatggttagacggagacctggggAGGCCTTCAAGTCACAGTGTgatgcacccactgtgaaatttggtagaggatcggtgatgatcagGGGGTGCTTctgcaaggctggaatcgggtagattcatctttgtgaatgaagcatgaatcaagccacgtacaaggttatcctggaagaaaacttgcttccttctgctctgacaatgttccccaactctgagaatagttttttccagcaggacaatgctccatgtcaCACAACCAggccaatcaaggtgtggatggaggaccgccgaaccccattgaaaatatctggacacaagccatcaaacaaagccgagctgcttgaatttttgcttGAGAATTgtcataaagtcacccaacagcaatgtgtaAGACAGGTAGAGTGCATGCCAAGAGGCATGAAAGCAGTGATTGAAAATCagagttattccaccaaatattgatttctgatctgaagttaaaatattagtattatgtaaaaatgtatatgaacgtgttttctttgcattattcgaggtatGGAAAAActgcatcatttttttttattttgaccagttgtcatattcagcaaataaatgctctaaattacaataattttatttggaatttgtgagaaatattgtcagtactttatagaataaaaaatatatatatatatatatattactcaaacacatacctataaatagtaaatccagagaaactgataattttgcagtggtctctttatttttccagagctatatatatatatatatatatatatatatatatatatatatatataaacacacccAGTGTTTTGTATACTCAATAAACGTACTGTATAGGCTCTTTTCTACATGTATGCAGGCTTAAAACAAATGAGCAAACAAACTAAAAATCAACCAATCAATACAAACTTGGACCTTGCTTTTGAGATTGTAAAAAATCTCAGATCTCATGTATGCATGAATTAACATCAATGCATAAATATTTAACTTATTTAAGATAAATAATACTTAGATTTGCCTCGAAATTCAGCACTAGGACAACATATTTACTGTACCAGCCAATGCAATCAGGTTTAGCACCTTGGACAGCAACCGTGATCTCAAGCAGTCAAAAGCAATCTGGTTTAAATCTAAAAATTAATTAACTGACTTGTTTAATAGTCACACAGTTACCAAGTCATTGTGTCATGATTTGTATAAAGGAAATTCAGACAGATTTAATATATACAAAGGCTACAGTATGCAAGAAAAATATACATCCTTCTCTCACTGTGCTTGAAGGCACAGAAAACAGATAAATACAATCGGGTACTGCTATAGTCTGTCAGCTgagcaacacacactcacacacacatttctctgtGCCATTAAAAGAGATCAGGCGTGCCGCAGAACACTCCTTAGTCCATATGCATCATCGActgcatagaaaaaaaaaattctgcatttttCCCTAACCCCTCATTTTTAAACTGTATGTTATTGCAACAATACTCTACTCCACAACAGagtacaattagatttttttttttttttttttttcagtttaatgcaatggacaaatacttttattttacataaagtgtCTTAAAATACAGCACTTATAAAAAATTTGATTAGCAGAAAGCAGTTAAAATTCTTCAAGTGCAAAGGCACTTCTGGAAACAACAATTTGTGTTGCACTCACCATCTGACATATTCTACAGGAATGTCATTTCAACAACCCTGTCATATGAGAGAAAATAGTATATttcataatacaaaaaaaaaagcatgaagcTGTAAGCTATACATATTCTTGCCACAACTGCTAGCTACAGTCTTTATGTTTCAAGTAGAAGAAATAATTTAAACCTTAGAGAAAATAATATATCATCTTTAAATTGTGGGTATGTATACAGCCTTTCAAAGTAAGACGGAAGGCTTAGGTTTgtggtgttgttgttgttattatctTGTTGTGTGATCAAATACACAGATGAGTCAAGTGTTCGGGGACTCAAGCCTTACAACTGACTCATAGCAGTTTGTTTCTCCAGAACTTCGAGGTAGTCTGGCTCGGTTTTTAGCTTGTTGGATAGCAAAGGATGCTCGTTTTTGGACTGTGCAGCATATTTTGTCGGGGTCCCATAGAGCACGGTTTTGTTTAATCGGTCCTGGTTGTGTCGTCGGGCCATTTCGTATGGTGGGATGAAGGATTTTTTGGGTAAAGTGCAAAAGTTATAGCTGAGCGGCCCGGACTGGGGCAGATCATTCGCTCTCTCCACAATGTTCTGATAAAGCAGCTCTGGCTCGCGGTTGGCGCACGGCTGCTTTTCAATGAACTCCACTGTGCTTATAGTGAAAGCTGGGCTACGATCAAGCTCCTCCTTCTTTGGATCAAGCGTGCTGAAGCTTAACTCTTTCAGATTTCGATAATAGGCCACCTGCTCACTCACCTTTTGCATGTAGATTGGATTCTGACACATCTGACCCACAGGTGGAGGAATGTAGTTGTAAACGTGGCTCTCTGTGGCTTTATCCACATTTGCATCTGCGTTGTAAGAGCTGTACTGTACTTGGAAAGAGTTCAAGTCCAAGTGATTATTGGTGCTTGATGGGATGTTCTCTACTCCCTTGCGACGTTTgagaacaaacacaaacaacccAGCTCCGAAGCACACTGATAGAATGAAAACAATGAGTAGGCCCAAGATGAGAACGGACAAGGGCACCTCCGGGGGCATCTCGGGCACTCTGTCCGTGGGAGTCATGGCAGATGTGGGTGTTGCCTCGGTGCTCGAGCTCACTACAGTAGGGGATTTAGTCACAGGCACCTCATCAGTCTCGGGACAGATGGCATCATTTCGGAGGGAGCGCAAGAGACGGCCTGCGTGCTTGGACGGTGAATCACACGTGATCTCGTTCACCACCACGCTGGTGCTGGACAGCTCCATCCAGTTCTTAAGCTCTACTATATCACAGGTGCAGTCCCATGGATTCTCCTGGAGATCGATTTGAATGAAGGCAGAGAGCTGATCCAGCACACCGTGCACTGGGAGATGTGAAAAATGATTATTTCTGAGATTAAGCCTTGTCAGCATCGTACCCCCAAACACATTATCGGGAAGAGATCTCAGTAGGTTATTATTAAGAAACAATAGCTGCAGATTGTGGAGGGAGTTAAAGGTGTGGGGTAAAATCTCTTTAATGATGTTGTATTCCAGATAGAGGTATTGCAAGCTATGCAGCCCAGTGAAAAGAGACTGGGAAAGACTTTCAATGTAGTTACCATTCAGATAAAGCCTTCGTAAACTGGTTAGATTCTCAAATGCTCCATCCTGAATGATTGCTATCCTGTTATTCCCTAAGTGCAGGAGCTCAAGGGAGCTGTACTCTGTCAGATCAGTTCTGTATATGGTTTGCAAATAGTTACCGGTCAAATGCAGTTTCTTTGGATAAGATGGTTTGGGTTGGAGTTCAGAGATGTTCTGAAGTTTGCGCTCCTGACAATTGATGTTTAATCCACTGTCTGGATTTTGCGAGGTGCACACGCAAATGCTCGGGCAGGACATTGGAACCGGTGAGCGTGTTTGAAATACCATGATAGGCCCGAAAACGTGTTTATCTCTGCCGGACGTGACGCGCGGAGTGGGACGATATCTCATTTTTGGGGGGCGGGAGGCCTTAGGGGTTCGTGTCGGTGTGACTCGCGCCCGCAGGGTCGGAGATGGACCCTGGTATTGTGAATCAGACGGCGGCTGCATAACGCGATGACTCGCGTCTCCAGGATTGCGCCTGGGGCATAGGTCTTGCTTGATCAACTGCGTGACGTCTTTGCCGTGTAGTCTGAACGGCGTCTCGCAAACGATATCCCCGACAAAAACCGAAATTGTATCCAGCCAGGCTTTCAGAGGTATCAGATCACAAGTGCAATTCCACGGGTTCTCTTCCAGCTGAATTTCCATTATTCCACCTATATGCTCTAGAACGCCAGCAAACGGCAGCGTTTTCAGTCTGTTTCCCCTTAAATCCAAATGCGTCAACATGACAAAGCGGAATATGTTATTGGGCAGGGAGAGCAAAAGGTTGTCATTCAGAATTAGAACTTTGAGTTTATTCAGTTTGTTGAACGCCCCTGCCTCTATGGCACTAATGTAATTATAATCAGCTTGCAAATACTCCAAACTCTCCAAACCAGAAAAAGAGTCCTCTCTTATGATCtccaagttattattatttagatgaAGACGCTTCAAGTTTTTTAACCCATTGAACGCCCCTGTTTTGATTTCCTGCAAGCCATTATTACCCAAGTGAAGAGATGTTACATTACCATAATTGAGGAATTCGTTTGGACCCAGTTTGGTGAGAAAGTTTCCATTCAGAAAGAGTTGGCTGATCTTGTTTTGTGGTGGCTGGAACTGACCAACCGTGGTGAAACCCTTGTTTTCGCAATTGATGTTTAGAGCGTTCTCCTTTTCCTCGCAAGCGCACCGGTTCTTGCAAATGTCTTTCGAAGTTTTGCGGCACTCCGTCTTTGAAGGGAAACTGGTGACAGTTAAAACACTTAGTAAGATAATGTTGTTCAGCATTTTTACAGCTGCAATGCTGAAATACCCAGCATTAATGTGCAAATCTCAAAACATTCATGCACAATCCCAAATGAAGAGGACGCAAATGTTTTTCAAAAGGCGCACAGAAGCGCACGGCTCTCCATTGGCCCTCCTTAAATCCCAAAAGGCTAGATAGAGGATACATCCATCACCGAGCGCATTATGACCACTGTTGAACCAAACATATCGTCGTCCTTCGCGTTGATAGTGAAAGCCCGGAGTAATGAGCAATAATTAATGCAGCAGTTTGCAGCGCATCCAAGGCAGCGCGGTGAGCACCGATCGCTTAAACTGTCTTTTTCAGCTGCAGTCCGAAATGTATTCACATTAAAGCAACTTCAAGCGCCTGTGATCCCGCATGGCGACAGTCAACTTGACGGTGCGTGAATTGTGGGATAACTGAGAGCAAGGCTAGCGAGGTTCACAGTGTGGAGAGATGGACTCCGCGGTTGCTCACTCATTCCCACCAggaacgtatgtgtgtgtgtgtgtgtgtgtgtgtgggcgggtttggatggtttacgatttttttttttaggttacaaactggtattaTGCTGTGGATCATGAGGATATTTcgtgtgtccccataattcaaatcgcttagaaaaacataataaacgattacttttttgaaaatgaaaaatgcagaaagtttattattaatttttattttttattttgtgagggTTAGTTGTATGGGTAAGGTTAGGAGGTATAATCTATATTTTGTtctgtataaaaataatttatctaCGGAGAGTCCGCATTAGTATAGACGcacaatgtatgtgtgtgtgtgtgtgtgtgtgtgtgtgtgtgtgtgtgtgtgtgtgctgtgagtgtgtgtgtctgctctGCATGAAAATCTGACGTCACCAGTCAAGTGTGGGCATCAGCATCCTCTACAAGAAATATGGATTGCATgatctttttttgtttatttacttgttatattttattttaaattttctaACTTTGTTTTTCCATCCAGGTTATATTGTGTACTCTCAAGCATTTTTTTACTATACTACTTGAAAGCTgctacaaaaaagaaaagaaaagtttttatttgtgttaaattATCAGTCCAAAAGtgttcttttagatttaatttctaatctatatagatcagtggatgtTACACGGACTGGGTGGCAGGACATTTTCTGTGTGATTAAAGTATCCAAGAACATTTCTgacattgacattttttatttaaactagcATTGAAAGTGTCTCCTAGTAAAACGACACTAGGAGGCGCAATTAGCTTCCCAAATACTGCATatacattaaattatatatatattattaatatattaataaattattatatttattaacagaaaatatattatagttTTAAGTACAAACAATAATCACTAAAAGAAAAGTTTTCTTTCTTGGTCAGACAGGAATAATAATTTAGTCCCAATGAAGAAAATGTCAAACTTACacctaaaacatattttatttaataatttagcaatattttgtACTTCATCCTTCAGATCTCCCACAAAGACAGTGGGTGCTTATGCAAATGTGCACACTAATAATGACTTGCATGAGAAGAAATATATTCAGAGTGTTACAACTGTACTTTTtttacaattacacacacacacacacacacacacacacacacacacacacacacacacacacacacacactctgacagtAAAAGATAGCACCAACaggaattcatttatttatttgtttatttttcagaatTGGATTTAATTTTGCATATGCATTCATCTGTTTGTGTAATTTCATGTATTAATTGCTGGTAAAATATGTGACTGAATTCATGAGTGTTAGTAAGACACAGCTTAAGGTACAAGTACAAAAAAGGGAGCTGTCATCAATTCTTGATTACATGTAGCTACAAACATGTTACAGTAGACAAGAAAAAGGTTGAGAGCCCAAGGCACTATGGCCAAACTCAGGCAATGCTGGAGACACTTAGGTATCTGATCCAACATGATCAAATCAGCTGTCAATAAGACACAAGGTAATAACTTTAAATATAAGTTTCATTATCTTTCATTTATCTTTCTCTGTGTCACACttcactaattagggagcatCAATCAATATATTTAAGGAGCTTAAGGCATAGTCGTTTCACCTATGTCTGTGGCAATTTGTTTCAGTAAAACATCACAATTAATAAGGTCATTATTAATAAGGTATCATGTGAAGGCCAAATGAATAACCTCACTCTAAAATCTGATAGGAGAGGGGCACAAGTTATTTCTAGTTACTTCAGAAATAGATATCATGCCATCTGCGCACTGTATTTTTCGAAAGCTGAAACCATACTGAcgtatttgaaattagttttttgtaaACATCAGACGCTGAATGACTCATTTGTATTACATCATCTAGATCAGTTTTAAGACCCCCTGACTGCTTGACATTACATTTGGGCATTCGATGAAATGGTCTGAAAATACATGCAGTTGGGTCCACAATTTGAATATCACATTGGAGGTCTGAGACTTTTTAATTTAAACCtggattttaattaattaatgtatttttagaattttgagcattttaaaacaaatacaatatatGATGTATAGTACAATTAGAATAAAAAATGGTGCACTATTTTTAGGTCCCAATTCAAATTTAACACATTTGTATAAAAGGACAGATATACTTGCTTTcactgaaacacaaaagatgcttTTTGAACCATTCTCAAATTATGCTGGAatatgaatgtttgaatgaatgaatgatgaatgaatgttacatttatatagtgcttttctgacattacactcaaaacgctttacacggtgaacaggggactctcctcaaccaccaccagtgtgcagcatccatctggatgatgtgacggcagccatagtgcgccagtacgctcaccacacaccagctactggtggagaggagagagtagagtgatgcagccaattaatggatggggattattaggaagccatgattgatgagggccaatgggggaattgaATGAACACCAggtttacacccctactcttttcgagaaTTGTTGTCATTTGTAATGACCactgagagtcaggacctcagtttaatatctcatccgaaggacggtgactttttacagtatagtttcaccatcactatactggggcattagagCCTACACAATACACAGGGTGAGAAtcccctgctggactccctaatacctcttccagcagcaaccttaattTAGAATAACACGGattatcaggttttgcacaaacttgtgtagTCCATGCTGCTTGAATGCACTCTGTCATTACAGTGAAGCAAAATTACatatatgaaaatattaaaatggtctcagacttttggacattAGCATTAGAGATTGACAATTATTCTAACAACCTGCCCACTTTATGCCTCTGTACCAGTACGCATTCTGTATGACAGAACGCATTTTATTTTGAGCCATGTATAATTATCACAATACGCTAATGCATTATGCAAGAGCTATGAAACAATATGTGCATCCAAAGTAAATGCATCCTGCATAAGTGTGTTATGTAAATACTTAAAGATTAAAGGAAGTGAAAATTAAATGGGACAATTTGCTTATGGAGAAAACAAACCACACAAGCACACAGCAATGTGCATTTATATTCCTTTAATCCACATCTGTGTCCACAATAAACACAACTGATGAGTAAAATATCGCTCGCTTCCGATAAACTCCATAACTCCTGTGCTGGGCCCAGGCAGGACAGCTCATTCCCTACTTTTATGAACACATCACAAGGGAACACCTACATTTCAGCATTAGATACTGAAATCCCTCTCTATTGCTGAAACAATGCTGTGCTGACCCATAACTTGTGGGTCCCTCCACTTGATAAATTGTGTCATCCGTGTCCACAGAAATGCTGACCCAAAAGCAAGTTGCTCTCAATGATTTCCTGTAGTTGGCAGAGCACAGTGAGTGATGAATGAGCATCTCAGATCTATCAATCGCAGACTCTGGAGTCAGGTTCCCCCATGCTTTTCCAGGAGGAAGTGTCATTGTACTTCCCTTTTCTTTCAATGGCCGGGTCGCTTTGAGCCAACTGATGTTGTCATTAAACAGGGTGTTGAGTAAAGGATTTGATCCACTCTGATCCACTAAAGTTTCAAGGTTTTACCCAGAGAGAATAAAATGGCGATGTaaaaggtggttttaatgcttgTACATAAAGCCCTTCTCAGCTATTTTAATTGCCctgataaaatgtttttataaggtAAAATGTGAAAGACCTATTCAGAATGTGTAGAATAAAATATCAGCTATTTCTCAactgatttttttatgtattattaattaGACATATTTCTCTTCAATAAGTTAAATCCTAAACAAATGAACAGCCATcaaaatacatatactgtatatatatatactgtgtatatatatactgtgtgatatatatatatatatgtgtatatatatatat includes the following:
- the LOC127660114 gene encoding SLIT and NTRK-like protein 2 yields the protein MLNNIILLSVLTVTSFPSKTECRKTSKDICKNRCACEEKENALNINCENKGFTTVGQFQPPQNKISQLFLNGNFLTKLGPNEFLNYGNVTSLHLGNNGLQEIKTGAFNGLKNLKRLHLNNNNLEIIREDSFSGLESLEYLQADYNYISAIEAGAFNKLNKLKVLILNDNLLLSLPNNIFRFVMLTHLDLRGNRLKTLPFAGVLEHIGGIMEIQLEENPWNCTCDLIPLKAWLDTISVFVGDIVCETPFRLHGKDVTQLIKQDLCPRRNPGDASHRVMQPPSDSQYQGPSPTLRARVTPTRTPKASRPPKMRYRPTPRVTSGRDKHVFGPIMVFQTRSPVPMSCPSICVCTSQNPDSGLNINCQERKLQNISELQPKPSYPKKLHLTGNYLQTIYRTDLTEYSSLELLHLGNNRIAIIQDGAFENLTSLRRLYLNGNYIESLSQSLFTGLHSLQYLYLEYNIIKEILPHTFNSLHNLQLLFLNNNLLRSLPDNVFGGTMLTRLNLRNNHFSHLPVHGVLDQLSAFIQIDLQENPWDCTCDIVELKNWMELSSTSVVVNEITCDSPSKHAGRLLRSLRNDAICPETDEVPVTKSPTVVSSSTEATPTSAMTPTDRVPEMPPEVPLSVLILGLLIVFILSVCFGAGLFVFVLKRRKGVENIPSSTNNHLDLNSFQVQYSSYNADANVDKATESHVYNYIPPPVGQMCQNPIYMQKVSEQVAYYRNLKELSFSTLDPKKEELDRSPAFTISTVEFIEKQPCANREPELLYQNIVERANDLPQSGPLSYNFCTLPKKSFIPPYEMARRHNQDRLNKTVLYGTPTKYAAQSKNEHPLLSNKLKTEPDYLEVLEKQTAMSQL